A single window of Ananas comosus cultivar F153 linkage group 19, ASM154086v1, whole genome shotgun sequence DNA harbors:
- the LOC109724788 gene encoding WD repeat-containing protein 76, which translates to MAPETLTEYERRRMENIRRNGEVMASLKLRRIASDLSSSSAQQSMATTKKRPCPSPTPRSPVVLRRSLRTRGLPPNRSPSPSSDPPSPPPNPASAARERIGPFPTADTLVGGSGSADRGLIDAILGASKASESDHVKGRGSGFDPRRSMALREEKVRKVLRERILAVRFLPFGDRTVIAAGNKLGHLGFWDVDYSGGDGDGDGVFVYFPHRAPISGISVHLDSPTKIFTSCYDGFICLMDADSETFNMIYSCGYSIYSLCQAPHDNNSLYFGERGELKLFDLRVGKVSGSWDLHEQRINTIDFHPENVNLFATSSTDGTACIWDLRRSKENKLECLKTVQHNRAVHSAHFSPSGSCLATTSRDDKVRIISGANFEDLFMIKHNNQTGRWLSTFRAIWGWDDSYLYLGNMRRAVDVISVADRTTTTLESEHVTSIPCRFAAHPYNVGSXDE; encoded by the exons ATGGCGCCCGAAACCCTAACCGAGTACGAGCGCCGCCGCATGGAGAACATCCGCCGCAACGGCGAGGTGATGGCCTCGCTCAAGCTCCGCCGCATCGCCTCcgatctctcctcctcctccgctcagCAATCCATggcgacgacgaagaagaggccCTGCCCCTCCCCCACGCCCCGATCCcccgtcgtcctccgccgctcccTCCGCACCCGCGGCCTCCCCCCTAATCGATCCCCATCCCCCTCCTCCGATCCCCCTTCTCCCCCTCCCAatcccgcctccgccgcccggGAGAGGATCGGCCCCTTCCCCACCGCCGATACCCTCGTCGGGGGCTCCGGATCGGCCGATCGAGGCCTGATCGACGCGATTTTGGGAGCTTCAAAGGCGTCGGAATCGGATCATGTGAAGGGAAGGGGTTCCGGGTTCGATCCGAGGCGTTCGATGGCTCTgagggaggagaaggtgagGAAGGTTCTCCGGGAGAGGATCCTGGCCGTGCGATTCCTGCCTTTTGGGGATCGGACGGTGATCGCTGCGGGGAATAAGCTGgggcatctagggttttgggatgTGGATTATAGTGGAGGGGATGGGGATGGAGATGGGGTGTTTGTATATTTTCCTCACAGAGCTCCAATTTCGGGGATTTCGGTCCATCTGGATTCGCCGACAAAG ATTTTCACTAGTTGCTACGATGGGTTTATATGTTTGATGGATGCCGATTCAGAGACGTTCAACATGATATATTCCTGCGGTTATTCTATTTATTCTTTATGCCAAGCACCTCATGATAATAACTCCTTATATTTTGGAGAGCGAGGCGAGCTCAAACTTTTCGATTTGAGGGTGGGTAAAGTCTCTGGTTCCTGGGACTTGCATGAACAGAGGATAAATACGATAGACTTTCATCCAGAAAATGTTAATTTGTTTGCTACAAGTTCGACGGATGGGACGGCTTGCATATGGGACTTGAGAAGATCAAAAGAGAATAAGCTGGAATGCTTGAAGACTGTTCAGCATAACAGAGCAGTTCATTCTGCACATTTTTCACCCAGCGGAAGCTGTCTTGCTACAACGAG TAGAGATGATAAAGTACGGATCATCAGTGGAGCCAACTTTGAGGATCTGTTTATGATAAAACACAATAATCAGACTGGAAGATGGCTATCTACATTCAG AGCAATCTGGGGCTGGGATGATTCCTACCTGTATCTGGGCAACATGAGGAGGGCCGTCGACGTAATCTCCGTGGCCGACAGAACCACGACCACTTTAGAGAGTGAGCACGTGACGTCGATCCCGTGCCGGTTCGCCGCACATCCGTACAATGTGGGATCTCNAGATGAATAA